The genomic interval CTGCAGGCGCTTCAAGGCGGTTTTCTGTTCCTGGAACTCGGCAACCTTGTCCGAGGCGCCTTGCAGGCCCTCCTCGTAGCCGGCGGCCGTCTTGGTGTCGGATGACATGGACGGTCTCCCCCTTTGCAAGGCGCCGCTCCGGACGCCGCTGCCTGTGGTCAGGGCGAGGCATCCCCCGCCCTGCGGTTCAATCGAGGCTCAGCCCCAGCAAAGCTCGGCGCCGCGGGCCGAGTCGATGGATTCGACGCCCTCGGCCGGCTTGTCGGTGACCAGCTGCACGCCGGTATCGACGAAGTCCTTGCCCTCGGTCGGCGCGGGCTTGGTGCCGTCCTTGGCGAAGGCGGCGATGGCCTCGATGCCTTGCGACGCCATGTCCAGCGGATATTGCTGCGAGGTGGCGCCGATCACGCCCTCCGCGACGTTCTGCACGCCCGGGCATCCGCCATCGACCGAAACGATCAGCACGTCGTTCTCGCGCCCGACGGCCTTCAGCGCCTCATAGGCGCCGGCGGCGGCGGGTTCGTTGATGGTATAGACCAGGTTGATGTCGGGGTCCTTGGCCAGCAGGCTCTCCATGGCCTTCAGCCCGCCTTCCTCATTGCCCGAGGTGACCTCGTGGCCGACGATGCGCGGATCGGTCTCGTCGCCCCATTTCTCGGGGTCGCCCAGCTCGATGCCGAAGCCCTGCAGGAAGCCCTGGTCGCGCAGCACGTCGACCGAGGGCTGCGAGATCGCCAGATCCAGAAGCGCGATCCTGGCCTCGGCCGCCGCGTCGCCCATGGTGGCCCTGGCCCATTGGCCGATCAGCTCGCCGGCCTTGAAATTGTCGGTGGCGAAGGTCGCGTCCGCCGCGTCGATCGGGTCCAGCGGCGTGTCCAGCGCGATGACCAGCAGCCCGGCATCCCGCGCCGCCTGCACGGAATCGACGATGGCCTTGGTGTCCGAGGCGGTGATCAGGATGCCCTTGGCGCCGTCCGCGATGCAGGCCTCGACCGCCGCGACCTGGCTTTCGTGGTCGCCGTCGATGCGGCCGGCATAGGATTTCAGCTCGATCCCCAGTTCGGCCGCCTTGGTCTGGGCGCCTTCCTTCATCTTCACGAAGAAGGGGTTGGTGTCGGTCTTGGTGATCAGACAGGCGCTGTCGGCCTGCGCCATGCCGGCGATCAGGGTCAGGGCCGTGCCCGCCAGCGCCGCGCGCAGCAGTGTCGTCTTGGTCATGATGTCCTTCCTCCTCTGGGCGGGTCTGACCGCCGCCTCCTCCAAAAGGCTGCCGAAGAAAGAGGGGCTTGTCAATAAATCAATTTCGTTGATTTATATAGGGGGGAGGATGGAACCATGCCGAACACCATGCCGGCGGCGGCGACGCCGCAGGGGGTCCGCAGCCAGAACGAGCGCCTGATCCTGTGGCTGATTCGCCGCAACGGGCCGATGCCGCGCGCCGCGCTGGCGCAGGCGACGGGCCTGTCGGCGCAGGCCGTCACCAACATCACGCGCGAGCTGATCGCCGCCGGCCTGCTGGATGCCGGGGGCGAGCGTCGGCGCGGCAAGGTCGGCCAGCCGTTGCTGCCGCTGGCC from Paracoccus sp. MA carries:
- a CDS encoding sugar ABC transporter substrate-binding protein, which gives rise to MTKTTLLRAALAGTALTLIAGMAQADSACLITKTDTNPFFVKMKEGAQTKAAELGIELKSYAGRIDGDHESQVAAVEACIADGAKGILITASDTKAIVDSVQAARDAGLLVIALDTPLDPIDAADATFATDNFKAGELIGQWARATMGDAAAEARIALLDLAISQPSVDVLRDQGFLQGFGIELGDPEKWGDETDPRIVGHEVTSGNEEGGLKAMESLLAKDPDINLVYTINEPAAAGAYEALKAVGRENDVLIVSVDGGCPGVQNVAEGVIGATSQQYPLDMASQGIEAIAAFAKDGTKPAPTEGKDFVDTGVQLVTDKPAEGVESIDSARGAELCWG